The window TATGACTAAATTTGTATTACCGCTTCTTTCATTGTTAGCAACTAGTTCAAATCTTAAAGTTTTTTCTATTGTTCTTCTATTTAAAAGACCAGTTAAAAAATCATGTTTTGAGTCCTTTTCAAGCTCTTCCGTCTCTTTTCTTATTTGCTGATATCCACTAGAAGTGATAATATCTGCAAACATTGAAAGTCTTAAAACAATAAAAAAAGCAAAAACAATACTGCACACGACTATCACCCCTCGTATAGCTGATGGGATCAGCGGCGCCTCATCTTTATGAATAAAATAAAGAAGTATAAGCAAGATTAATTCTAAAAATGCCATTATATAAGTAAGACTCTTTGAATCAAACGCTAGAAAGTAGTTTATAAAAATTACACCAACGAGTATTATCCAAATTCCAGTATTCCAACCCATAGTAGTAACAATAATAGTAACAAGTAATATAATATTTAGGTGAAATGCAAGGGATATTAATACTCTATATTTTATGTCAAATTTTATTCTAAGCAATATTCCAGCTGCTATAAATAATAAGCACATAAAAAGTAGTGGTGTAGCTATGATCATAAAAAGCAACAAAGATAGTGCATTTGCAGCTATCATAACGTCTAATATCGTTTTATAGATATCATCGATCGCTTTATAACTACTTTGATCTACAAAATCGTGTGTCAAACAAAACTCCCTGTAAATTTATTCCATTAAATTTCATTAAGTCATTCTAATAAGAGTCGTAACTATCCTCATCCTCGTCGCTATCTTCGTAGTTGTAGTCATTTTCATCGTAATTATAGTCATAACTATCGCTACTATCGCCCTCATC is drawn from Campylobacter concisus and contains these coding sequences:
- a CDS encoding diguanylate cyclase, whose amino-acid sequence is MYREFCLTHDFVDQSSYKAIDDIYKTILDVMIAANALSLLLFMIIATPLLFMCLLFIAAGILLRIKFDIKYRVLISLAFHLNIILLVTIIVTTMGWNTGIWIILVGVIFINYFLAFDSKSLTYIMAFLELILLILLYFIHKDEAPLIPSAIRGVIVVCSIVFAFFIVLRLSMFADIITSSGYQQIRKETEELEKDSKHDFLTGLLNRRTIEKTLRFELVANNERSGNTNLVIMLGDIDNFKKINDTYGHDCGDEVLKDVASALKKSFRGRDYVCRWGGEEFLIILPDTKIEFIHEVSKRLKKQINNAKLPDKTPVTMTFGMLICANGTEVDFEQAITLVDKLLYEGKQNGKDRIELEILKKGSDA